The Sulfolobus acidocaldarius DSM 639 genome has a window encoding:
- the folE gene encoding GTP cyclohydrolase I FolE, whose amino-acid sequence MEQESLNQERLVEEIAKRVKEILQLIGEDTEREGLKETPERVAKALLEMTSALRSPQPYIKVFSLAENENSSVEDQIVLVKDISFSSLCEHHLLPIIGKVHVAYVVGKSGKVAGLSKIIRLVNYYASRPQIQERLVEQIAEAIMKSDIQPKGVMVIGDALHMCTYVRGVKDREASLISLSTRGIFSTKPSLKSQVFRLINTSKKSSTFL is encoded by the coding sequence ATGGAACAGGAAAGTTTAAATCAAGAAAGACTCGTTGAGGAAATTGCAAAGAGAGTTAAGGAGATTCTACAGCTTATTGGAGAAGATACTGAAAGAGAGGGACTTAAGGAAACACCAGAGAGAGTAGCAAAGGCTTTACTTGAAATGACGTCAGCTTTGAGATCTCCTCAACCCTATATAAAGGTATTTTCCTTAGCAGAAAATGAAAACTCCAGTGTAGAAGATCAAATAGTTCTAGTAAAGGACATTTCGTTCTCGTCATTATGTGAACATCATTTACTGCCAATAATAGGAAAGGTCCATGTTGCATATGTTGTTGGTAAGAGCGGAAAGGTAGCTGGCTTAAGTAAAATAATAAGGCTTGTAAATTATTATGCCTCAAGACCACAGATCCAGGAAAGACTAGTGGAACAAATTGCAGAAGCCATTATGAAGAGTGATATTCAACCGAAAGGAGTTATGGTAATTGGAGACGCATTGCATATGTGCACTTATGTTAGAGGGGTAAAGGATAGGGAAGCTAGCTTAATATCATTATCCACTAGAGGAATATTCAGTACGAAGCCTTCCTTGAAGAGTCAGGTATTTAGGCTGATTAACACGTCTAAGAAGTCATCAACTTTTTTATGA
- a CDS encoding beta-ribofuranosylaminobenzene 5'-phosphate synthase family protein — protein sequence MIRVIGLSRIHITLLDLEGLYGRIDGGVGVALKYPRVVMRNGDCTTVNISLPFRMPSVCIEEDYEAHVGLGHTTQFLLSAAKLAAEYNLKNVDVVDLARIVKRGGTSGVGVYAFKYGGFIVDAGHSVKVKQNIAPSDFSDAPPPPLMTRYSFPWYIYINTPSYGRRIFGVEELNAFKKEVKGTSEVIRVTFMELVPAVIDHDISSALDAIAKIQNLGFKRIEVNMQTEQVRDLMKSMYNKGFPAGISSFGPTVYTFVNTKREGEELVSYFGGLVTEPNNEGAKVIWSKD from the coding sequence ATGATAAGGGTAATAGGCTTATCACGAATTCATATCACTCTGTTGGATTTAGAGGGTTTATATGGGCGTATAGATGGTGGAGTTGGAGTAGCCTTAAAATATCCTAGAGTTGTTATGAGGAATGGAGACTGTACGACAGTCAACATATCGCTTCCCTTTAGAATGCCTTCCGTATGTATAGAAGAGGATTATGAAGCTCATGTTGGACTTGGACATACCACACAATTCTTACTTTCAGCCGCTAAGCTAGCAGCTGAGTATAATCTAAAGAATGTGGATGTAGTAGATCTAGCAAGGATTGTGAAAAGGGGCGGGACCTCAGGTGTCGGTGTTTATGCTTTTAAATACGGGGGATTTATAGTCGATGCAGGGCATTCTGTAAAGGTTAAGCAAAATATAGCCCCTTCAGATTTCTCCGATGCCCCACCCCCTCCACTCATGACCAGATATTCGTTTCCTTGGTATATCTATATAAATACACCTTCATATGGTAGACGAATTTTTGGTGTAGAAGAACTAAATGCGTTCAAGAAGGAAGTTAAGGGTACTAGTGAGGTAATCAGAGTAACTTTTATGGAGTTAGTACCTGCTGTAATAGATCATGATATCTCATCCGCACTCGATGCTATAGCCAAGATACAAAATCTTGGATTTAAAAGAATCGAAGTTAACATGCAGACTGAGCAGGTTAGGGATCTTATGAAATCCATGTATAATAAGGGATTTCCGGCAGGTATATCGTCTTTTGGACCTACGGTTTATACTTTCGTAAACACTAAGAGAGAAGGTGAAGAGTTAGTGTCATATTTTGGTGGTCTTGTAACTGAACCTAATAATGAAGGGGCGAAGGTAATTTGGTCAAAAGACTAG
- a CDS encoding RsmB/NOP family class I SAM-dependent RNA methyltransferase, with protein MRKVSGTKFNSLLDSLLVPNSRLYIRVNTLKTSPTRIRERLPFLHEDEDFSEALYIEIRGPSKLEERESKVIVDKRTAESVMMGANVYRPGVKRVIGNSRFVNVVSENGIIIAEGELVNQGNLAVKITKSMYSSYPLSDLDELKTGEILLQGKASMYVAYLIDPKPGEKIIDMTAHPGGKLTHIYQLEPKARILGFDHTKRKVQDLRQLTQRLGMHIETYLADSRYLYEDFRISDVDKVLIDPPCSALGLRPKIYDKKNKEDLINLSSYQKQFINAAYKLLKKDGILIYSTCTMTEIENERIVEDERFELEEIIRFYPMVHDITGFFIAKLRKRK; from the coding sequence CTGAGGAAGGTTTCAGGAACTAAATTTAACTCTTTACTTGACTCTTTACTAGTACCAAATAGTAGACTCTACATCAGGGTCAATACGTTAAAGACGTCTCCTACTAGGATTAGAGAGCGTCTTCCTTTTTTACATGAGGATGAAGATTTTAGCGAAGCTCTCTACATCGAGATAAGAGGACCCAGTAAGTTAGAAGAAAGAGAAAGCAAGGTCATAGTAGATAAAAGAACTGCTGAAAGTGTAATGATGGGTGCAAATGTATACAGACCCGGCGTAAAGAGGGTAATTGGTAATAGTAGGTTTGTTAACGTGGTTAGTGAAAATGGTATAATTATAGCTGAGGGCGAATTAGTTAATCAAGGTAACCTAGCTGTAAAAATTACAAAAAGCATGTATTCCTCTTATCCTCTTTCAGATTTGGATGAGTTAAAAACAGGTGAAATATTACTTCAAGGAAAAGCGTCGATGTATGTTGCCTATCTGATAGATCCTAAACCAGGCGAAAAAATTATAGATATGACTGCACATCCTGGAGGTAAGTTAACTCATATTTATCAATTAGAGCCTAAGGCTAGAATCTTAGGATTTGACCATACTAAGAGAAAAGTTCAGGATCTAAGGCAATTAACGCAAAGACTAGGTATGCATATAGAGACATATCTTGCAGATTCACGTTATCTTTATGAAGATTTTAGGATAAGTGATGTTGATAAGGTTCTTATAGACCCACCATGTTCAGCCTTAGGTTTAAGACCTAAGATTTATGACAAGAAAAACAAAGAAGATTTAATAAATTTATCAAGTTATCAAAAACAATTTATAAACGCAGCGTATAAACTCCTTAAGAAGGATGGAATCTTAATCTATTCCACGTGTACGATGACTGAAATAGAGAATGAGAGAATCGTTGAAGATGAGAGATTCGAACTGGAAGAGATAATAAGGTTCTACCCTATGGTGCACGATATAACAGGGTTTTTTATAGCCAAATTAAGAAAGAGAAAATAA
- a CDS encoding radical SAM/SPASM domain-containing protein, which translates to MNRDIKAFRWFIRTQVLKDPFNPAYATFKVTSRCNLHCSFCNPSYYNGELGESSTEKVKKMIDNMRDSSIVVLSFEGGEPTIRQDILELLEYAHDGSFYVMLTTNGYRLNDESFLSKLADRIDFLHYSIDEYHWNAKAIDNLQRFRDYGLKVNVQTVVTRYNLHKLEEKVRKVHECQYKIVILPAIDYPGSKVKLEPDPNELYKVLSELKRKYGPTINNTWGFINALVGKSAPTRVVSYAITVYPNGEIPYPDDINGKIVGNLVEEKLQDILKKQIVKELQKDMLNNQAKFEYLHLQTYSFNSIKDLASYVNEMLKWRFLGRA; encoded by the coding sequence ATGAATAGAGATATTAAAGCGTTTAGATGGTTTATAAGAACACAAGTACTTAAAGACCCTTTTAATCCGGCTTATGCTACGTTTAAAGTTACATCAAGATGTAACTTGCACTGTTCATTTTGTAACCCATCATATTATAATGGGGAGCTGGGGGAGAGTAGTACAGAAAAAGTTAAGAAAATGATTGATAATATGCGTGATTCTTCTATAGTTGTGCTGTCTTTTGAAGGTGGAGAACCAACAATAAGACAAGATATACTAGAGTTACTTGAATATGCTCATGATGGTTCTTTTTATGTGATGCTCACCACTAACGGATATAGACTTAATGACGAATCGTTTTTATCAAAGTTGGCTGATAGAATTGACTTCTTACATTATTCGATTGACGAGTATCATTGGAACGCAAAAGCTATTGATAATTTGCAGAGGTTCAGAGATTACGGTCTTAAGGTTAATGTTCAAACAGTGGTAACTCGATATAATTTACATAAGCTTGAAGAAAAAGTAAGAAAAGTTCACGAGTGTCAATATAAAATAGTTATCCTTCCGGCAATAGATTACCCTGGTTCCAAAGTGAAATTAGAACCAGATCCGAATGAATTGTATAAAGTACTTTCTGAATTGAAGAGAAAATACGGACCGACTATAAACAATACATGGGGATTCATAAATGCTTTAGTAGGTAAGAGTGCTCCTACGAGAGTGGTAAGTTATGCTATTACTGTGTATCCGAATGGCGAGATTCCTTACCCTGATGATATCAATGGAAAAATAGTAGGCAACCTAGTTGAAGAAAAACTCCAAGATATTCTAAAGAAGCAAATAGTGAAAGAACTACAAAAAGACATGTTAAATAATCAAGCAAAATTTGAGTATTTACATCTGCAAACGTACTCGTTCAATAGTATAAAAGACTTGGCAAGCTATGTAAATGAAATGTTGAAATGGAGATTTTTAGGTAGAGCCTAA
- the xerA gene encoding site-specific tyrosine recombinase/integron integrase, with the protein MRLQLEGDANSDDPYNKFILTLNLAGASENTIRLYSIAIKDFLDFVKKDPRQVTNSDVNAWLLKILKSSTRSKRVREENEKRRMKLTTAKIYLTAVLRFLKWLGKDVKPTVPKARKNEIRALTYEELEKLKASAKKLRDAVILNLLIDTGIRAKELLSIKVQDIDLERRRIIIRNTKNGESRIVFFTSHTGALLKKYIQKNKKEPEDKLINMTYQALYRKLRRLGKKIGIDLRPHILRHTFATEAIRKGIPLPVVQKILGHKDIRVTQVYTHLVIEDVEKAYKNTFG; encoded by the coding sequence ATGAGGTTGCAGTTAGAAGGAGACGCTAACTCGGACGATCCTTATAATAAATTTATTCTTACACTTAATCTGGCAGGCGCAAGTGAAAATACAATACGACTCTATTCCATCGCAATAAAGGATTTCCTAGATTTTGTGAAGAAAGATCCCCGCCAAGTAACTAATTCAGACGTAAACGCATGGTTGCTAAAAATCCTTAAGAGCAGCACTAGGAGTAAGAGAGTTAGAGAAGAAAACGAAAAAAGAAGAATGAAACTAACTACCGCGAAGATTTACTTAACTGCAGTACTTAGATTTCTCAAATGGCTAGGTAAAGATGTAAAGCCAACGGTACCTAAAGCGAGGAAAAATGAAATAAGAGCACTTACGTACGAAGAGCTAGAGAAATTAAAAGCCAGTGCAAAGAAACTTCGTGATGCGGTAATATTAAACCTGCTAATTGACACTGGAATCCGAGCAAAGGAACTATTGTCTATTAAAGTTCAAGATATAGACCTTGAAAGAAGACGTATTATAATAAGAAATACAAAGAACGGCGAATCAAGAATAGTTTTCTTTACCTCTCACACTGGTGCATTATTAAAAAAATATATTCAGAAAAATAAAAAGGAGCCTGAAGACAAACTGATAAATATGACGTATCAGGCTCTATATAGAAAACTAAGAAGACTAGGAAAGAAAATAGGAATAGATCTAAGACCACATATATTAAGACATACATTTGCGACAGAAGCAATAAGGAAAGGTATACCATTACCAGTAGTACAAAAAATATTAGGACACAAAGACATAAGAGTAACTCAAGTTTATACTCATTTAGTCATAGAGGATGTGGAAAAGGCCTATAAAAATACATTTGGTTAG
- a CDS encoding DUF7343 domain-containing protein — translation MSDSKNKIINILKNYGELSQSDLVKLSQMSKSRVSEILSELEKDGIIERRRLIGKNLAIRLSSSKFLSIGIIKAAEYPFVVPFVRSLKDKGFIVDVKIYNNGLDLTRDLATGKIDMGFSPLVTQLIFQKIFNDFKIIAGGARGGGAIVGNSLDSYIGSTALSSMELWTMLFDPHLDIVEYESPEHLIMSLNTKRTNAISIWEPYPTILTRNGYKILHRFDEHNCCTLAVNSRLDSEFLLEIYYDSFQKFLSQKDRWIQDYSNLVGIEYNILKEATNNYIFDPIIDLEYIKKNLRRNNVLV, via the coding sequence TTGAGTGATTCGAAAAATAAAATAATTAATATCCTAAAAAATTACGGTGAGTTATCACAATCAGATTTAGTGAAACTTAGTCAAATGTCTAAGAGTAGAGTATCAGAGATATTATCAGAATTGGAGAAAGACGGTATAATTGAAAGAAGAAGACTAATAGGAAAGAACTTAGCAATTAGATTATCTTCTAGCAAATTTTTGAGTATTGGTATAATAAAGGCTGCTGAATATCCTTTTGTGGTTCCTTTCGTAAGGTCTTTGAAAGATAAGGGATTCATTGTTGATGTGAAAATTTACAATAATGGTTTAGATCTAACCAGAGACTTAGCTACAGGAAAAATAGATATGGGTTTCTCGCCCTTGGTTACTCAATTAATATTTCAAAAAATTTTCAATGATTTTAAGATAATTGCAGGAGGAGCAAGGGGTGGAGGTGCAATAGTAGGAAATAGCCTGGACAGTTACATAGGCTCTACAGCATTATCTAGCATGGAATTATGGACAATGCTCTTTGACCCTCATCTAGATATTGTAGAGTATGAGAGTCCTGAACATTTAATTATGTCGTTAAATACCAAAAGAACTAATGCCATAAGTATATGGGAGCCCTATCCCACCATACTTACGAGAAATGGATATAAGATTCTTCATAGATTTGATGAGCATAATTGTTGTACATTAGCTGTTAATAGTAGGTTAGATTCAGAATTTTTACTGGAAATATACTACGATAGTTTTCAGAAGTTTCTATCACAAAAGGATAGATGGATACAGGATTATTCAAACCTTGTTGGAATAGAGTATAATATTTTAAAAGAAGCTACAAATAATTATATTTTTGATCCGATTATAGATTTAGAGTATATTAAAAAGAATCTTAGAAGAAATAATGTTTTGGTGTAG
- the glnA gene encoding type I glutamate--ammonia ligase translates to MPGLPKNEHEALEFLKSNNIKWVDLQFTDLLGKLQHITIPSNEFDESSFKVGFGKLDGSSIKGFTSIYESDMVLLPIPQTMTLIPWMQGVARVLTKVFWGGGKGRFERDPRGIAEEAEKYQSEQGYVSYFGPELEFFVFDKVEVDASLPQSGTGYKIHSREAPWSKNGGYVIRYKEGYYPASPVDQLMDIRLEIISTLVDYFGFTIEAAHHEVATAGQGEIDFRFSTLADTADKVQVLKYVTKNIASKRGMIATFMPKPFFGDNGSGMHTHFSLWTKDGKNLMYDPNDEYAELSQIGRYIIGGLLEHGRALSAIVAPTTNSYRRLVPGYEAPVYLVWSKSNRSAAIRIPAYYKGMEKAKRLEYRPPDPSSNPYLVFSAILMAGLDGIRRKLDPGDPVDENIYHMSEEKKRSLKIRELPGSLDEALNELESDNEFLKPVFNSSILQAYLDLKKEEAKMMQLYPHPMEIYQYLDS, encoded by the coding sequence ATGCCAGGACTTCCAAAAAATGAACATGAAGCACTAGAGTTTTTGAAAAGTAATAATATAAAATGGGTTGATTTACAATTTACAGATCTCCTAGGTAAATTGCAACATATAACAATACCATCAAATGAATTTGATGAAAGCTCGTTTAAGGTTGGATTCGGTAAGTTAGACGGAAGCAGCATAAAGGGATTCACCAGTATTTATGAAAGCGATATGGTATTATTACCAATACCTCAAACAATGACACTAATACCTTGGATGCAAGGTGTCGCAAGAGTACTGACTAAGGTATTCTGGGGAGGTGGAAAAGGTAGATTTGAGAGAGATCCAAGAGGGATAGCCGAAGAGGCAGAAAAATACCAGAGCGAACAAGGGTATGTAAGTTATTTCGGACCGGAACTAGAATTTTTCGTGTTCGATAAAGTAGAGGTAGACGCATCATTACCTCAAAGCGGAACAGGATATAAAATACATTCCAGAGAAGCACCATGGTCTAAGAATGGCGGATATGTAATAAGGTATAAAGAAGGATACTATCCTGCATCACCAGTTGATCAATTAATGGATATACGCTTGGAAATTATAAGTACTTTAGTAGACTACTTTGGGTTTACAATAGAAGCAGCTCATCATGAAGTAGCAACAGCAGGTCAAGGTGAGATAGATTTCAGATTCTCCACATTAGCTGATACTGCAGATAAAGTACAGGTTCTTAAATATGTAACAAAGAACATTGCAAGTAAACGTGGTATGATAGCGACATTTATGCCAAAACCATTCTTCGGAGACAACGGTAGTGGTATGCATACTCACTTTAGTTTGTGGACAAAAGATGGGAAAAATCTAATGTATGATCCTAATGATGAATATGCAGAATTAAGCCAAATAGGTAGATACATTATAGGCGGTCTCTTAGAACATGGCAGAGCATTAAGCGCAATAGTCGCACCAACCACTAATAGTTATAGACGTTTAGTGCCAGGGTATGAAGCCCCTGTATACTTGGTTTGGAGTAAATCTAACAGAAGTGCTGCAATAAGAATTCCAGCCTATTACAAGGGAATGGAAAAAGCTAAAAGGTTAGAATACAGACCACCTGACCCTTCATCTAATCCCTACCTTGTATTCTCTGCAATACTTATGGCAGGTTTAGATGGAATCAGAAGAAAACTAGACCCAGGTGATCCAGTGGACGAAAACATATATCATATGAGTGAAGAGAAGAAAAGGAGCCTGAAAATAAGAGAATTACCAGGATCATTAGATGAAGCTTTGAATGAGTTAGAGAGTGATAATGAATTCCTGAAGCCAGTATTCAACTCTTCAATATTACAAGCATATCTAGACCTAAAGAAAGAAGAAGCAAAAATGATGCAACTATATCCACATCCTATGGAAATATATCAGTATCTAGATTCTTAA
- a CDS encoding gamma carbonic anhydrase family protein, which yields MPIEEYLGKKPKVSNKAYIHPTAYIIGDVEIKELASIWHYVVIRADNDSIVIGKETNIQENTTVHTDYGFKTIIGDRVSIGHNAVIHGATIASNVIIGMGAILLNGSKVGEYSIVGAGSVVPQNVEIPPYSIAVGVPAKVIRKVGEAEKKMIEENAEEYLKHTRRFLKL from the coding sequence ATGCCTATTGAAGAGTATTTAGGTAAAAAACCTAAGGTATCAAATAAGGCATATATTCATCCTACAGCCTACATAATAGGAGATGTAGAAATAAAGGAACTAGCTAGTATATGGCACTATGTAGTGATAAGGGCGGATAACGATTCAATAGTAATAGGAAAGGAGACAAATATTCAAGAAAACACTACGGTGCATACAGATTATGGGTTTAAGACTATTATAGGAGATAGAGTTAGCATAGGGCATAATGCAGTAATTCATGGAGCCACAATTGCATCTAATGTAATAATTGGAATGGGTGCGATACTATTGAACGGCTCTAAGGTAGGAGAGTATTCTATTGTAGGTGCAGGTTCTGTAGTTCCTCAAAATGTTGAAATACCTCCATACAGTATCGCTGTGGGTGTTCCTGCTAAAGTTATAAGAAAAGTAGGTGAGGCGGAAAAGAAAATGATTGAGGAAAACGCAGAAGAATATTTAAAACATACAAGGAGGTTTCTTAAATTATGA
- a CDS encoding ATP-binding cassette domain-containing protein: MSLIEARIKKKLGNFLLNAEINEDSKIIFIHGKNGSGKTTLLKILAGLVDFDEGYIKIDGTEVSKLPPWKRDLVLVTPDSYIPNLSVMKHLYYGLRKSRNKNEKILDESMELIKDVDENKKLRDLSLGMREKVSLVTALLSSPKYILIDEAFSNINNKDLFIQNYISLSKKHDIRIIFVSQDLDDSKYSECMYIMENGILKRVS; encoded by the coding sequence ATGTCTCTAATTGAGGCTAGAATAAAGAAAAAACTAGGGAATTTCTTATTAAATGCTGAAATAAATGAGGACAGTAAAATTATTTTTATTCATGGAAAAAATGGAAGTGGTAAAACTACATTACTTAAAATTCTAGCAGGTCTAGTTGACTTCGATGAAGGATATATAAAAATTGATGGTACTGAAGTTTCCAAACTTCCCCCCTGGAAAAGAGACCTAGTCCTAGTCACACCAGACTCATATATACCGAACCTCTCAGTAATGAAGCATTTATATTATGGACTGAGAAAATCAAGAAATAAAAATGAAAAAATACTAGATGAGAGTATGGAACTGATAAAAGACGTAGATGAAAACAAAAAATTAAGGGACTTAAGTCTCGGAATGAGAGAGAAAGTCTCCTTGGTTACTGCGTTATTGTCTAGCCCAAAATACATACTAATAGACGAAGCCTTTTCTAACATTAACAATAAGGATCTTTTCATTCAAAATTACATCTCGCTATCAAAAAAACATGATATTAGAATTATTTTCGTATCTCAAGATCTGGATGACTCTAAATATAGTGAGTGTATGTATATAATGGAGAACGGTATCTTAAAAAGAGTATCATGA
- a CDS encoding thioredoxin family protein produces MYIVNKMDENELNQLINDISRKLEEKAKNMIQTEDPTVQINDGNIDEIISKNNVVFVDCWAPWCGPCHLYEPVFKRVALKYKGKAVFGRLNVDDNANSADKFGVLNIPTTLIFVGGKLVDQVVGAVEEEILEEYVKKYVSN; encoded by the coding sequence ATGTATATTGTGAATAAAATGGACGAGAATGAATTAAATCAATTAATTAATGATATATCAAGAAAGCTAGAAGAAAAAGCCAAAAATATGATTCAAACTGAGGATCCTACAGTTCAGATAAATGATGGGAATATAGATGAAATAATTAGTAAAAACAATGTAGTATTTGTGGATTGTTGGGCTCCTTGGTGTGGTCCGTGTCATTTATACGAACCTGTGTTCAAAAGAGTCGCATTAAAATATAAGGGAAAAGCTGTTTTCGGTAGACTCAATGTAGATGACAATGCTAATTCTGCAGATAAATTTGGAGTACTAAATATACCTACTACACTGATATTCGTTGGCGGAAAACTAGTTGACCAGGTCGTAGGTGCGGTAGAGGAAGAAATATTAGAGGAATATGTGAAAAAATATGTCTCTAATTGA